A window of Ooceraea biroi isolate clonal line C1 chromosome 9, Obir_v5.4, whole genome shotgun sequence genomic DNA:
cagcatccccttaattgtgaaaatttcatatctaacttatattcatatttcattttattgaattatgaTAACTTATGTGATgaattttatagaattataaaCAATGCCAGGCTGTTGTGTGCGGAATTGTAGCAATTCTTCTGAAAAAGGATTCTCCATGAGATGTTTCCCTACAAATCAGGAAAGAAAAGCTTTGTGGATAGCTAAAATCAATATTCCAGATTGGAAGCCATCAAAATATAGTCGGATATGTGaagtaagaataattttcttatatgtgTACATTATCATAGTATGTTtcataactattattatttttttatataggtTCATTTTCCTGAGGAAATGTGGGAAAAGGACCGTTGTGATGGTACTCGACGATTAAAATGTAATGCTGTGcccattaatttttcatcgtcGAGCAACCAACCTCGCAATACTGACATTTCATTAAATCAAGAAcgtgaagaaataaatgtcGACACTTTAGATGGGAAAGGCTCATCAGCGAATGACCTACAATTATCACCAATACCATCAAAAGATGTAGACCCATCTGCGACAATAAGCATAGAAGAGGAAATCGAAATTCAAGGAAATCGAAATTCAAATCAGCTAATTGAAGaattaagaagaaaaaatgaagaacTAACGCGAACCTTAGAAAATCGTGAAAAACTTTACGACAAAGTGCTCCAAAGAAATGAGAGATTCAGAAGggttttaaagaaaaatctaaGAATAGTGAAAggagaaatggaaaaatatgaaaaactaCAAACTTCGTTGAAGAAAGTCTTCAATAAGGACCAAATCACTTGGCTCATGGGTTCAAATAAACGTCGTTGTACATGGTCAGATGAAACAGTCAAGCGAGCTATTCGTTTGAAATTAGCATGTGGTAGTAATGGATATCAAGAAATTTTAAACCAAAATATTCCATTACCTTCTGAAAGGACATTACGGAGAAAATTAGAAGGTGTTGAATTTAAAGAATTAACGAATTTGATTTGatgatatttttgaaattttaaacatCAAAGTACAAACATTTaccgataaaaaaatagagacTGTGTACTTGTTCTGGATGAGATGACTATAACTCCTGGTATTCAGTATGACCAagcagaagaaaaatattgccgacattatttttgctttttgtATAGCAAAAAATGAATCCGTTTGTAAGAAATGCTTGGCTATCATTGGTTCTACTAGTCCATTGCCTAATTTTAGGTTTTCAGAGCTAGTCAAATTACGTCGTTATCGTCCCAATACGCTTTTTTTGTTTATGATGAGAGAACTTTTgatttatttcttgaaaaaaattcttCGGACATATTATTTACCATTCTTAAAGAAttcgaatttaaatttaaaacaatttttcaaaaacaaaTGATGTCTATAGATTGTTCCTTTTTGAAAGATTGTCACAACTtggcaataaaattaaaaatacgtacATAAGATTTCGATTAAGAATATATTCTAAAACAAAAAGGGACACAAATCAGTTGTTTATAGTAGTAAAACTGTGGCTATgcataatgttattaaataagttattatattgttaatatgttaatgttattatatttttaatttgaacaaACTGTGATATGCAGCATACAAACTGTAAGACTTGTGTTTTAAAGTGTATCTTTAACTAGAACTATTGTAATTAAgagcaaataaatatttttttatgctaAAAGCTTATATAAGAttgatttcatttttttcagatttatCTTCTAATTGATCGATACGTGCTGAGCCAGGAGTTCGAATGTATGaattgtaaatattgtaaataccTTAGACCATATAAGTATGGACCACCAATAGGCTGTATATCCTATAGCAAAATGAGGCGAAAAGTGTTGCCAAGTATAACGGTTTTTGGTCACTTAAAATCCACGCGAAAATCAAATTTGCTATCTTTACGAAATTCTatcatgttattttatatcttgttatcttttattcttaatttatatttataattaattaattaaaaatgcattttataattgttttatattaatttaggaAGATATtgtgaatttaaaaatatatatatttatatatacggTGTATAAACTATAGCAACTTCTGTTAGTTCTTGGTTAGTGATGTCACTCTTCTTGACAACCAACCTGAACATAGCCACTGTTGGTTCATACTTATATGGTCTAAAGTCTAATTGTAAGCTATTGGACCTATTGTATTGATCTATTGGATTGAAAGTTGATGACTTTCGATCCTAATAAAccttaatattttcttaaatagaGCACATTGTCACGTCAATATGACGTCAAAAAGATATCAAAGTGATATCATGACATTCTGTTCTACTTGGGTTAGCAACTCGAATTTTGAGATTTATTTGAcactaaaaattaaattttacaagataaaaaaggtacaataagtaaattgtttttcactatttattaaaattatttatattattataaatatataattaaaaataatttacatcgcTAAAACActttaaattgtatattacCTTAATTACgcatataaaaacatttaaaaaatataataaacatacaaTTATACTTTATCAATAATGATCctttgaatataaataaaatattttaaattaataaaactaaaataaaaatttatctaaatacattttttaatatatttacttcGTTACAACTGTCAAtgcttatataatatttattattataaccatacagacaatttattttataggaataATCGGcaatttgtatgtattttaattaaacattaactaattaatataaatttacatttaagtatatctttttttatttcataaaaaatcacagattaataaattataattcatataatcctaattaaacattcaacatttttatttgatttgtttgtaagaaaataaaaaaattctatttgtcttccaaaaataaattgtcagtaataatacataaagatAACGTAGGTCAAATACATGAAATTCAaactttcataaatattatataaaactaacAACTATAAAAATAGCTATATAAAAGTAGATATAAAAATCCAATTTTTTACAGATAGTCCAAATACTAAAAGTTAACTTATACATAAGGTAAGTGACCCAGTAATCGTCACGTTAAGCAAAACGCTGGactttacaaatttatatcgctCAGATTGAGAAGTGAATGACTGTTATGTTAAGTTAttctaaatcagttttttgttACGAATAAGAACGTCTCTGTAAAATTCTCGTACCTCTTGCCTTTCTCGAGAAAATTCTTCGTAAAGGTTAGAAAGCGCAAATGTACGAGTCATCGCCATACCGCAATAATTTGCGATGTTGTACGTAAAACTGAGATCTGCCTTTATAACTTGAAGCtcaaaaatactaaaatatcaGTGAGCCGCACGATTGACAGAAAACTTTAAAATACGTTGTTAATACGTAAACATGACGATTACTGAGTCACTTACCTTACGCAcactttgaattttattttccaatcaCTCAATCAGTCCAAGTCGTACATAACAACCTTACAATTAGTCATATtgctaataaattatcattagaATCTAGCTCCTATCTAGATGCCTAGACCTTTCCACAAACATATGAAGAAGGAAACATAATAAGAATTTCAGAGTAAGTGATATGTACTGAAATGTTTTAAGAAGTGATTCAGTTTTAGGTTAACATATTGGACACTTATACAAAAAGAGAAGTTGATACTATTTTTCTAGTTAATTCATAGTTactgttaatattaatgtataaatatggtATTAACCAacgacatatataaatacaccAAGCATTCTCTCTATAGCAGACCCTCACCGGAAGTTGGCAGCGAGACTGAAGGACAGAGCTACTTTGCGTCTACTGCTCTCTCACTCTACATCGTACATCGAAGTGAGAGAGCAGTAGACGCAAAGTAGCTCTGTCCTTCAGTCTCGCTGCCAACTTCCGCTTTCACGTTTTTGAGGGAATGCTtggtctatttatatatatcgttGGCATTAACTTAGgctctatat
This region includes:
- the LOC105283227 gene encoding THAP domain-containing protein 1-like gives rise to the protein MPGCCVRNCSNSSEKGFSMRCFPTNQERKALWIAKINIPDWKPSKYSRICEVHFPEEMWEKDRCDGTRRLKCNAVPINFSSSSNQPRNTDISLNQEREEINVDTLDGKGSSANDLQLSPIPSKDVDPSATISIEEEIEIQGNRNSNQLIEELRRKNEELTRTLENREKLYDKVLQRNERFRRVLKKNLRIVKGEMEKYEKLQTSLKKVFNKDQITWLMGSNKRRCTWSDETVKRAIRLKLACGSNGYQEILNQNIPLPSERTLRRKLEGVEFKELTNLI